The Prochlorococcus marinus XMU1404 region ATGATGTCCTACTCGAATCTGAATTAAAAGTCGCAAAATTATTAGATTTAGGATTTGGGGGTTGTCATATGTCGTTGGCGGTTAAGAAAAATAGCAATTATTCCAAACCAACTGATCTTCCAGCTAATTGTAAAGTAGCAAGTAAATTTACAAAAACAGCAAGATCTTATTTTGATGAATTAAATATACCTGTAGAAATAGTTCATTTGACAGGATCAGTAGAGCTTGGTCCTCTTACAGGTATGGCAGAAGCAATAGTTGATTTGGTTGCAACTGGAAAGACTCTTCAAGAGAATGGTTTAATTAAAATAGACGATCTTTTCTACTCGACTGCAAGACTAATAGGAAATCCTTTATCTATGAGGTTAGATGATAATCATCTCAGAGATACGATTTTATCAATAGAATCAACTAATGCTCTATAGAAGATTAGTTAAATGTTTTTTAATGATTTTAGAAGGATTAAAAAGTTAGGTAAATATTTAACAAAAGACAAAAAAGCAATCTACTTGATCTTAATAGTTTTATTACCCGTATCATTCTCTGGAGCTATTCAACCACTATTAGTAGGCCAGGCAATTACTATTCTTAAAAATGAAAGCACAGATGTTTGGTTAAGTAAAACTTTCTTTGGGCAATCAATAAATGCAATAATCTTAACTTTATTTATAACTGTTTTATTTAGGTTAGTTTTGCAAGGATATCAAACTTACAATATCCAAGCAGTTGGTCAACGTTTGACAGCAAGGATAAGAAGAGAACTTTTTGATCATTCGATATCATTATCTCTTAACTATCACGACAAAATGCCTGTAGGGAAATTGTTAACGAGATTAACTAATGATGTTGACGCTCTAGCCGAGGTTTTTGGTAGTGGGGCGGTTGGAGTCATTGCTGACTTTGTTAGTCTGATCGTAATTTCTTTGACAATGCTCTCAATTGACCGAGGACTTGCGATTTTATTACTCTTAACTCAAATCCCAGTTTCATATTTCATTATTTGGCTTCAAAAACGTTATAGAAAGGCTAATTATCAAGTAAGAGAAGAATTATCTCAACTTAACTCTGATTTTCAAGAGAATCTTCAAGGTTTAGAAGTAGTACAGATGTTTAGAAGAGAGGGTTTTAATAGCAAGAAATTTTCTAATACTGGACTTGCTTATAAAAGAGCAGTAAATGGAACAATATTTTATGACAGTAGCATTTCAGCATTTATAGAGTGGATTTCACTTGCCGCAGTTTCCTTAGTTTTAGCAGTTGGAGGGTATCTGGTTACCTCTGGAAATATTGGCTTAGGCACATTAACAACTTTCATTTTATATTCCCAAAGACTATTTGAACCTTTAAGACAACTAGCAGAAAGATTTACTCAGATTCAAGGAGGTCTTACAGCTGTCGAGAGAATAAATGAATTATTAGATGAAGAAATTCAGATTAAAGACTCTATTTCTGAAAAGCATTTTTCGCAAGATTTTC contains the following coding sequences:
- the hisG gene encoding ATP phosphoribosyltransferase produces the protein MFTIALPKGALLKDSISTFKRAGLDFSAALDENNRSLTFESNCKRAKALLVRNGDVPVYVSYGQADLGIVGYDVLLESELKVAKLLDLGFGGCHMSLAVKKNSNYSKPTDLPANCKVASKFTKTARSYFDELNIPVEIVHLTGSVELGPLTGMAEAIVDLVATGKTLQENGLIKIDDLFYSTARLIGNPLSMRLDDNHLRDTILSIESTNAL
- a CDS encoding ABC transporter ATP-binding protein, which translates into the protein MFFNDFRRIKKLGKYLTKDKKAIYLILIVLLPVSFSGAIQPLLVGQAITILKNESTDVWLSKTFFGQSINAIILTLFITVLFRLVLQGYQTYNIQAVGQRLTARIRRELFDHSISLSLNYHDKMPVGKLLTRLTNDVDALAEVFGSGAVGVIADFVSLIVISLTMLSIDRGLAILLLLTQIPVSYFIIWLQKRYRKANYQVREELSQLNSDFQENLQGLEVVQMFRREGFNSKKFSNTGLAYKRAVNGTIFYDSSISAFIEWISLAAVSLVLAVGGYLVTSGNIGLGTLTTFILYSQRLFEPLRQLAERFTQIQGGLTAVERINELLDEEIQIKDSISEKHFSQDFQNLNKKFKGKIEFRNVSFFYKEGEHILKDLSFLINPGEHVAFVGPTGSGKTTIIRLLCRLYEPQSGEILIDDIDIKDIPIATLRNMLGVVLQDTFIFSGNVADNLKLNANIDNFELEILCKELGLNSLLKKLPNGLNTFLRERGGNLSSGERQLLSVARVAIRNPVVLIMDEATAFMDPSTEATLQKDLERILTKRTALVIAHRLATIESSDKILVLKGGSLVEEGTHNELRLKKGLYFQLSELQQKGFANF